A single Numenius arquata chromosome 1, bNumArq3.hap1.1, whole genome shotgun sequence DNA region contains:
- the RXFP2 gene encoding LOW QUALITY PROTEIN: relaxin receptor 2 (The sequence of the model RefSeq protein was modified relative to this genomic sequence to represent the inferred CDS: deleted 2 bases in 1 codon; substituted 4 bases at 4 genomic stop codons), translated as MTRSLPAKRKPRTIILTCQHLRKVIIQNHTVRLPWAFHXDSVNDCENGADEENCGEYRNICKDTETKSDEFLFSGLHQYPEGCTCMETELECAAVNLKSDPLLSSNITLLSLAHHQIHSLPDEVFSKYTKVKKIFLQHNCIQTISRKAFFGLCKLHKLYLSHNRITTLKDGILRDLHKLKRLILDYNPIVKISQQLFTTLMALVFXSMINNSLETVPKRICTQMPLINCIISNHIKSLTNTTSLACDVLTVLFLHRNQIHLLTLSHLSEDRSESHSKLLQSLYLEMIEILNINSRMFQHMKNLSHVMKQRNGWEKGKSGKTISMPFVSNLVGVNLLASITTVFACVSTFQKTALQTSEVKSHVRRDVAVANXYFLIAFTDAICWIPVFVIEILSLFQGDIPDTVPSWKIILVLPIHTAWNPFLYTLTTSFFKEKLKQPLDSHXRRAIFKNDEKTLVTSVMRTDNSLTHSSSLMLDF; from the exons ATGACACGAAGTCTTCCAGCTAAAAGAAAACCTCGCACAATTATCCTCACATGCCAACACCTACGGAAAGTCATTATACA aaatcATACGGTGCGCCTCCCGTGGGCATTTCATTGAGATAGCGTAAATGACTGTGAGAATGGTGCAGATGAAGAGAACTGTGGTGAGTACCGCAACATCTGTAAGGATACAGAAACCAAATCTGATG AATTCCTTTTTTCGGGTCTCCACCAATACCCAGAAGGTTGCACGTGCATGGAAACAGAACTAGAATGTGCTGCTGTTAATTTAAAGTCTGATCCACTTCTTTCAAGTAACATAACCCTCCT GTCACTCGCACACCATCAGATCCATTCTCTTCCAGATGAAGTTTTCAGCAAGTATACAAAGGTGAAGAAAAT ATTTCTACAACATAACTGCATTCAGACAATATCAAGGAAAGCATTTTTTGGACTGTGCAAGCTTCACAAATT GTATCTCAGCCATAACCGTATCACTACTTTGAAAGATGGAATACTCAGAGATCTACACAAATTGAAAAGGCT AATTCTAGATTACAACCCAATAGTGAAAATTTCACAGCAGTTATTTACTACGCTAatggctttggttttttg ATCAATGATAAACAATTCACTTGAGACTGTTCCCAAGAGGATCTGTACTCAAATGCCTCTTATTAACTGCATAATAA GCAATCATATTAAGTCCTTAACTAATACCACCTCCCTGGCATGTGATGTGCTCACTGTATT GTTTCTGCACAGAAATCAAATTCACTTGCTGACT CTTTCTCACCTCTCTGAGGATCGCTCTGAAAGTCACTCTAAGCTGCTTCAGTCACT ATACCTGGAAATGATCGAGATTCTAAATATAAACAGCAGAATGTTTCAACATATGAAGAACCTCTCCCACGT AATGAAACAGAGAAATGgttgggagaaagggaagagtggAAAGACCATTTCAATGCCATTCGTTTCAAATCTTGTTGGTGTGAACCTTCTAGCCTCCATCACCACAGTGTTTGCATGTGTCAGCACATTTCAAAAAACTGCCCTTCAGACATCAGAAGTAAAGAGTCACGTTCGCAGAGATGTTGCTGTTGCCAATTGATAT TTTTTAATAGCATTCACTGATGCCATCTGCTGGATTCCTGTCTTTGTCATTGAAATCCTCTCCTTGTTCCAGGGGGACATTCCAG ACACTGTCCCTTCCTGGAAAATCATATTGGTTCTGCCAATACATACTGCCTGGAACCCTTTTCTCTATACTCTCACAACTAGTTTCTTTAAGGAGAAGTTAAAGCAGCCACTGGACAGTCATTGAAGGAGGGCAATTttcaaaaatgatgaaaaaactTTGGTCACTTCGGTGATGCGGACAGACAATTCCCTCACCCATAGCTCTTCATTAAtgcttgacttttaa